A single Mycobacteriales bacterium DNA region contains:
- a CDS encoding SpoIIE family protein phosphatase, with protein sequence MADDDVSTVAWDVIASPAAVPGVRARVRKTLADWDRAQLTDDVEVVVSELLANVVLHAPGPARVSLAREPDGLLLEVTDTGAAMPAPRLASDRSTTGRGLGLVTSLGEAWGWSPSSTGPGKSVWCRFGAQPRTVGPELDVDALLAAFDDEQVTGFDVEVGWAPTEVVASAKDHLDGLLRELALAESAVGGALPRDVVEHITTAVARFAEARAQLRRLLTRAQADGERRILLRFTLPAELADAGEDYLRALAETDAHARDRRMLSLESPAAFRVLREWYVRALVDGLRRASSGLAPQEPPTFEDRLLEDLQEIDRRARRAELAALLQHVTAQLAAADSLEEIARIALTEGMTTLGATGGTLSQPRADRLEAVLQAGTDEALRQVPGRPGPSAEALRTGAPVFVIGPDEREALFPGLGEHQPGVQALAALPLEVAGVRVGALRLTWSSPRLLTEPERAYLEGLAAQTAQAVARADALRQLTEADARNGALARLGERLATDQSVAGLTDAVLDAAVPLLGDWALVHVVEPPGGIALVAGRHRDPQLTASLNALFQRFEVTTDQPYGAGHVIATGRTQQLPEVDDDLIRALAPGDEDLLAGVRASGVRTGFVVPLVDRGVVLGALSVGRIDDPLSPESVAIAEDVGRRAASALNGSRAVSTSVRLELALTAAQVGSFEMLLPGGELEWDDRLFAMLDIDPATFDGTLASFFARVLPEDAERTAAAIAAAVETVGELAVEYRVLLRDGSIRWLEGRGRALPGPDGTAERLVGVAVDVTALHDQSARARRTLELMADGFFQLDLDWRFVYVNAQAEAMLGRHRGDLVGTSLWESFPEAIGSDFEVRYREAVRTGEPQRFQAQFAPLGTTFDVRAFPGSEGLAVYFGDVGERLATELERDRALERLRILNDVGASLTATLDLDEALTRLAERLIPVLGDLVTVDLADQELHGGRGVVVSDDEAQADAIRRAEKRLPRRENPKSSVARVLRGEPIVRISASRGYLASVAVDDDQLAAYVEIDLRHALVAPLVARDRVVGALTVSRTGDAARPYTEDEEQLVLELGRRAGLIVDNAAQFHAQRRVAETLQRSLLPELPTLDGLGFDAVYEPSSSAAKVGGDWYDAFLLPDGSVGLVIGDVMGHDITAAAAMGQLRSVLRTCAADGDEPARVVDRLDRLVSGFAMADLATVVYARLVPLPGGGAELSWSNAGHPPPLLLVPGRPARYLSGAASTMIGVELAEPRAAALELLPPGSTLLMYTDGLVERRDADLDSGLDLVRATAERLAAETTVGLCDRLLAAVRPEGRSDDVALLAVTLTA encoded by the coding sequence ATGGCCGACGACGACGTGAGCACAGTCGCCTGGGACGTGATCGCCTCGCCTGCGGCCGTGCCTGGAGTCCGGGCGCGCGTCCGCAAGACCTTGGCCGACTGGGATCGGGCGCAGCTCACCGACGACGTCGAGGTCGTCGTCAGCGAGCTGCTCGCCAACGTCGTCCTGCACGCGCCGGGTCCGGCGCGCGTGTCGCTCGCGCGCGAGCCCGACGGGCTCCTGCTCGAGGTCACCGACACGGGGGCGGCGATGCCCGCCCCACGGCTCGCATCGGACAGGAGCACGACCGGCCGGGGGCTGGGCCTCGTGACGAGCCTCGGCGAGGCCTGGGGCTGGAGCCCCTCATCGACAGGACCGGGCAAGTCGGTGTGGTGCCGCTTCGGCGCGCAGCCGCGGACCGTCGGCCCGGAGCTCGACGTGGACGCGCTGCTCGCCGCCTTCGACGACGAGCAGGTCACCGGGTTCGACGTCGAGGTCGGCTGGGCACCGACGGAGGTGGTGGCCTCCGCCAAGGACCACCTCGACGGCCTGCTGCGCGAGCTGGCGCTGGCGGAGAGCGCCGTCGGTGGCGCGCTCCCCCGTGACGTCGTCGAGCACATCACCACGGCCGTGGCTCGCTTCGCGGAGGCACGCGCCCAGCTCCGACGGCTGCTCACCCGGGCCCAGGCAGACGGGGAGCGTCGCATCCTGCTGCGGTTCACCCTCCCCGCCGAGCTGGCGGACGCCGGCGAGGACTACCTGCGGGCCCTCGCCGAGACCGACGCCCACGCCCGCGACCGCCGGATGCTCAGCCTCGAGTCTCCTGCGGCGTTCCGCGTCCTGCGCGAGTGGTACGTCCGCGCGCTCGTCGACGGTCTGCGGCGGGCGTCGTCCGGACTCGCCCCGCAGGAGCCGCCGACCTTCGAGGACCGGCTGCTCGAGGACCTGCAGGAGATCGACCGTCGGGCGCGGCGGGCCGAGCTCGCGGCGCTGCTGCAGCACGTCACCGCGCAGCTCGCGGCGGCCGACTCTCTGGAGGAGATCGCCCGCATCGCGCTCACCGAGGGAATGACCACACTGGGGGCGACGGGTGGCACCCTGTCCCAGCCGCGCGCGGACCGGCTCGAGGCGGTGCTGCAAGCAGGCACCGACGAGGCGCTGAGGCAGGTGCCTGGCCGCCCGGGACCGTCGGCGGAGGCGCTCCGGACCGGCGCGCCAGTCTTCGTCATCGGCCCCGACGAGCGCGAGGCCCTCTTCCCCGGGCTCGGCGAGCACCAGCCCGGGGTGCAGGCCCTGGCGGCGCTGCCCCTCGAGGTCGCGGGTGTGCGCGTCGGGGCGCTGCGCCTCACCTGGTCGTCACCGCGGCTGCTGACCGAGCCCGAGCGTGCCTACCTGGAGGGGCTCGCCGCGCAGACCGCGCAGGCCGTGGCCCGCGCCGATGCCCTGCGCCAGCTCACCGAAGCAGATGCGCGCAACGGCGCGCTCGCCCGGCTCGGCGAGCGGCTCGCGACCGACCAGAGCGTCGCCGGTCTCACCGACGCGGTGCTCGACGCCGCCGTGCCCCTGCTCGGTGACTGGGCGCTCGTCCACGTCGTGGAGCCCCCCGGCGGCATCGCACTCGTCGCCGGACGGCATCGCGACCCGCAGCTGACCGCGTCGCTGAACGCGCTGTTCCAGCGCTTCGAGGTCACCACCGACCAGCCCTATGGCGCCGGCCACGTCATCGCGACCGGACGCACCCAGCAGCTCCCCGAGGTCGACGACGACCTGATCCGGGCGCTCGCGCCCGGCGACGAGGACCTGCTCGCCGGCGTCCGGGCGAGCGGGGTGCGCACCGGGTTCGTCGTACCCCTGGTCGATCGGGGTGTCGTCCTCGGTGCTCTGTCCGTCGGACGCATCGACGACCCGTTGTCACCCGAGTCCGTCGCCATCGCCGAGGACGTCGGCCGTCGGGCCGCGAGCGCGCTGAACGGCTCGCGGGCGGTGTCGACCTCGGTCCGGCTGGAGCTCGCCCTCACCGCGGCACAGGTGGGGTCCTTCGAGATGCTGCTCCCCGGCGGCGAGCTGGAGTGGGACGACCGGCTGTTCGCGATGCTCGACATCGACCCGGCGACGTTCGACGGCACCCTGGCCTCGTTCTTCGCCAGGGTGCTGCCCGAGGACGCGGAGCGCACCGCTGCGGCGATCGCGGCGGCAGTCGAGACCGTGGGTGAGCTCGCGGTGGAGTACCGCGTGCTGCTGCGCGACGGGTCGATCCGCTGGCTCGAGGGACGCGGGCGGGCGCTGCCCGGCCCCGACGGCACAGCGGAGCGGCTCGTCGGGGTCGCGGTCGACGTCACCGCACTGCACGACCAGAGCGCCCGCGCGCGACGGACTCTGGAGCTGATGGCCGACGGGTTCTTCCAACTCGACCTCGACTGGCGGTTCGTCTACGTCAACGCCCAGGCCGAGGCGATGCTCGGCCGTCACCGTGGCGACCTCGTGGGCACCTCGCTGTGGGAGAGCTTCCCCGAGGCGATCGGGTCGGACTTCGAGGTGCGCTACCGCGAGGCGGTCCGCACCGGCGAGCCGCAGCGCTTCCAGGCGCAGTTCGCACCGCTGGGTACGACGTTCGACGTCCGTGCCTTTCCCGGATCTGAGGGGCTCGCCGTCTACTTCGGCGACGTCGGGGAGCGCCTCGCCACCGAGCTCGAGCGCGACCGCGCCCTCGAAAGGCTGCGGATCCTCAACGACGTCGGTGCATCGCTGACCGCGACCCTCGACCTCGACGAGGCCCTGACCCGGCTGGCCGAGCGGCTGATCCCGGTGCTCGGCGACCTCGTCACGGTCGACCTCGCCGACCAGGAGCTGCACGGGGGGCGTGGGGTGGTCGTGTCCGACGACGAGGCCCAGGCCGACGCGATCCGCCGGGCCGAGAAGCGGCTGCCCCGCCGCGAGAACCCCAAGTCGTCGGTGGCGCGTGTCCTGCGTGGCGAGCCGATCGTGCGGATCTCGGCGTCCCGCGGCTACCTCGCGAGCGTCGCGGTCGACGACGACCAGCTCGCCGCCTACGTCGAGATCGACCTGCGGCACGCGCTCGTCGCCCCACTGGTCGCCCGGGACCGGGTCGTCGGTGCGCTCACCGTCAGCCGCACGGGGGACGCTGCCCGTCCCTACACCGAGGACGAGGAGCAGCTCGTGCTCGAGCTGGGCCGGCGGGCCGGCCTCATCGTCGACAACGCGGCCCAGTTCCACGCGCAGCGCCGCGTCGCCGAGACCCTGCAGCGCTCGCTGCTCCCCGAGCTGCCGACCCTCGACGGACTCGGCTTCGACGCCGTCTACGAGCCGTCGAGCAGTGCGGCCAAGGTCGGTGGTGACTGGTACGACGCGTTCCTGCTGCCCGACGGCAGTGTCGGTCTGGTCATCGGTGACGTGATGGGCCACGACATCACCGCTGCCGCCGCGATGGGACAGCTCCGGTCGGTCCTGCGCACCTGCGCCGCCGACGGCGACGAGCCGGCCCGGGTCGTCGACCGGCTCGACCGGCTGGTGTCCGGCTTCGCCATGGCCGACCTCGCGACCGTCGTCTACGCCCGGCTCGTGCCCCTGCCCGGTGGCGGCGCCGAGCTGTCCTGGAGCAACGCCGGCCACCCGCCTCCGCTGCTGCTCGTCCCGGGGCGACCGGCCCGGTACCTCAGCGGCGCCGCGTCCACGATGATCGGCGTGGAGCTCGCCGAGCCGCGCGCGGCGGCCCTCGAGCTGCTGCCCCCGGGCTCGACCCTGCTGATGTACACCGACGGTCTCGTCGAGCGCCGCGACGCCGACCTCGACAGCGGCCTCGACCTCGTCCGCGCCACCGCCGAACGACTGGCCGCCGAGACGACAGTCGGGCTCTGCGACCGGCTTCTCGCGGCCGTGCGTCCTGAGGGCAGAAGTGACGACGTGGCCCTGCTCGCGGTGACCCTCACCGCCTGA
- a CDS encoding M15 family metallopeptidase has protein sequence MVRRGCALLGLALAVTACSGGPVAQWVAPTAAAPSSAAPATTPTAVPTSTSPPVVAAFTVRRVTAADLPRSWRPGCPVAPAQLRRVTVPYAGFDGRSRRGDLVVHQRVADEVGRTFVRLRDAGFPIRSITLVDEFGGSDDESMAADNTSAFNCRAVVGGSGGWSRHAYGTAIDINPRENPYVYGDGTVAPPEGRAYVDRSPYRQGMVVAGGAVDRAFAAIGWSWGGRFRSSKDYQHFSESGR, from the coding sequence GTGGTCCGCCGTGGATGTGCGCTGCTCGGGCTTGCGCTCGCGGTGACGGCCTGCTCGGGTGGCCCCGTCGCGCAGTGGGTCGCCCCGACGGCAGCCGCACCCTCGAGCGCCGCACCGGCGACCACTCCCACGGCCGTGCCGACGTCCACCTCACCTCCCGTGGTCGCGGCCTTCACCGTCCGACGGGTCACCGCAGCGGACCTGCCCCGGTCGTGGCGACCCGGCTGCCCGGTCGCCCCCGCCCAGCTCCGGCGCGTGACGGTGCCCTACGCCGGCTTCGACGGACGGTCCCGTCGCGGCGACCTCGTCGTGCACCAGCGGGTCGCCGACGAGGTCGGGCGGACCTTCGTGCGACTGCGCGACGCGGGCTTCCCGATCCGGTCGATCACGCTCGTCGACGAGTTCGGTGGGTCCGACGACGAGTCGATGGCGGCCGACAACACCAGCGCCTTCAACTGCCGCGCCGTCGTCGGCGGGTCGGGCGGCTGGTCGCGGCACGCCTACGGCACCGCGATCGACATCAACCCGCGCGAGAACCCCTACGTCTACGGCGACGGCACAGTCGCTCCGCCCGAGGGTCGGGCCTATGTCGACCGCTCGCCCTACCGCCAGGGCATGGTCGTCGCCGGCGGTGCCGTCGACCGCGCCTTCGCTGCGATCGGCTGGTCGTGGGGCGGCCGCTTCCGCTCCAGCAAGGACTACCAGCACTTCTCGGAGTCCGGCCGGTGA
- a CDS encoding NYN domain-containing protein codes for MRSYCSLYVDAGYLMSAASTRVTGTSLRSATEMDVPALLAALTEQVEKLCGLPLLRIHWYDAGTRQGAPSGNQKDIATIPRVKVRLGRVGYNGEQKGVDLKLALDLITQSRNRVAEVVYLVSGDDDLSEAVEEAQHHGVQVMALGVPDADGNAINVSRHLAMTVDQLLVVDAFVIDDHVKRSAAAVLREVHAAGVGHDDELETAPVAEGDDLRTDGVDEGPVDTEADSGPVTVEDEPTAPVVAEPATPQVPSPLLLSQIRPVVPRVRPVEPRSLPTYSTSTGLGVVHHRPVLDDRVMAAVEEVVDTVFVNWWRGASDHSKTELQRAKPSIPSEIDRTLLSDLSRRLDQYDIPQDWRVVMRDAFWDKLDAL; via the coding sequence ATGCGCTCCTACTGCAGCCTCTACGTCGATGCCGGCTACCTCATGTCCGCGGCGTCGACGCGGGTGACCGGCACGTCGCTGCGCTCCGCCACGGAGATGGACGTCCCGGCGCTGCTCGCCGCCCTCACCGAGCAGGTGGAGAAGCTGTGCGGTCTGCCGTTGCTGCGCATCCACTGGTACGACGCGGGGACCCGCCAGGGCGCGCCCTCAGGCAACCAGAAGGACATCGCGACGATCCCGCGGGTGAAGGTCCGGCTCGGCCGGGTCGGCTACAACGGGGAGCAGAAGGGCGTCGACCTCAAGCTCGCGCTCGACCTCATCACCCAGTCGCGCAACCGCGTCGCGGAGGTCGTCTACCTCGTCTCCGGCGACGACGACCTCAGCGAGGCCGTCGAAGAGGCCCAGCACCACGGCGTGCAGGTGATGGCGCTCGGTGTCCCTGACGCCGACGGCAACGCCATCAACGTGAGCCGCCACCTCGCGATGACCGTCGACCAGCTGCTCGTCGTCGACGCCTTCGTCATCGACGACCACGTCAAGCGCTCGGCTGCCGCGGTGCTGCGCGAGGTCCACGCCGCCGGTGTGGGGCACGACGACGAGCTGGAGACCGCCCCTGTCGCCGAGGGCGACGACCTCCGCACCGACGGCGTCGACGAGGGGCCGGTCGACACCGAGGCGGACAGCGGTCCGGTCACGGTCGAGGACGAGCCGACCGCCCCGGTGGTCGCCGAGCCCGCGACCCCGCAGGTCCCCTCACCGCTGCTCTTGTCGCAGATCCGCCCGGTCGTGCCCCGCGTCCGACCGGTCGAGCCGCGCAGCCTCCCGACCTACAGCACCAGTACCGGGCTGGGTGTCGTGCACCACCGGCCGGTCCTCGACGACCGGGTCATGGCCGCGGTCGAGGAGGTCGTCGACACCGTCTTCGTCAACTGGTGGCGTGGCGCGTCCGACCACAGCAAGACCGAGCTGCAGCGGGCCAAGCCGTCCATCCCCTCGGAGATCGACCGCACGCTGCTCAGCGACCTGTCGCGTCGGCTCGACCAGTACGACATCCCGCAGGACTGGCGGGTCGTCATGCGCGACGCCTTCTGGGACAAGCTCGACGCGCTCTGA
- a CDS encoding YbjN domain-containing protein: MRVDMVRAYVESLLERLTGNEKVVADTDGDYPVRYKDALYYVRLIGESDPVVQVFATAVAGVPSSPALLEKLNEVNSLIRFARVFWVREQVLVESDLVGQTIDPEEFDSACRAVATITDHYGPLLVKEFGGKTSFADEKAEAAADDKPPASPGTGLYL; this comes from the coding sequence TTGCGCGTCGACATGGTGAGGGCGTACGTCGAGAGCCTGCTCGAGCGCCTGACCGGCAACGAGAAGGTCGTCGCGGACACTGACGGCGACTACCCGGTCCGCTACAAGGACGCGCTCTACTACGTGCGCCTCATCGGCGAGAGCGATCCCGTCGTGCAGGTCTTCGCGACTGCTGTGGCGGGCGTGCCCTCGAGCCCGGCCCTGCTCGAGAAGCTCAACGAGGTCAACAGCCTCATCCGCTTCGCGCGGGTCTTCTGGGTGCGCGAGCAGGTGCTGGTCGAGTCCGACCTCGTCGGTCAGACGATCGACCCCGAGGAGTTCGACAGCGCCTGCCGCGCGGTCGCGACGATCACCGACCACTACGGTCCGCTGCTCGTGAAGGAGTTCGGCGGGAAGACGTCGTTCGCCGACGAGAAGGCTGAGGCGGCCGCCGACGACAAGCCGCCGGCCTCCCCCGGCACCGGCCTCTACCTCTGA
- a CDS encoding DEAD/DEAH box helicase — MLVACLEAEGKSAPFPIQLATLPDTLAGKDVLGRGRTGSGKTLAFSLPLVTRLIGGRRAPKRPRALVLVPTRELANQVLAVVQPLAKAAGLTSTVVFGGVGQVPQVKALAPGVDVLIACPGRLEDLIKQGFCDLSAVEVTILDEADHMADLGFLPAVKRLLDKTPKVGQRMLFSATLDNGVDVLVKRYLHTPVTHSVDPAVSPVSTMTHHVFSVASADKAAVVHELASGHERSLLFLRTKHTAKKLAKQLTAAGIPAVELHGNLSQGVRERNLEAFTSGATRVLVATDIAARGIHVDDVALVVHVDPPTEHKAYLHRSGRTARAGAGGTVVTIATQDQLGDVRTLTKQAGIKPVTAMVRPGDAAITDLTGPPAPRVEPVEPTEPPPTRAPRQPKARAASSGKATPKAPGRGAPARTRAELAARAGQPQKPRSTRGR; from the coding sequence GTGCTCGTCGCCTGCCTCGAGGCCGAGGGCAAGTCGGCGCCGTTCCCGATCCAGCTCGCGACCCTGCCCGACACCCTGGCCGGCAAGGACGTCCTCGGCCGCGGCCGCACCGGCAGCGGCAAGACGCTCGCCTTCTCGCTGCCGCTCGTGACCCGGCTCATCGGCGGCCGACGCGCCCCGAAGCGCCCGCGCGCCCTCGTGCTCGTCCCGACCCGCGAGCTCGCCAACCAGGTCCTCGCCGTCGTGCAGCCGCTCGCGAAGGCCGCCGGCCTCACCAGCACCGTCGTCTTCGGCGGGGTGGGCCAGGTGCCGCAGGTGAAGGCGCTCGCGCCCGGCGTCGACGTCCTCATCGCCTGCCCCGGTCGGCTCGAGGACCTCATCAAGCAGGGCTTCTGCGACCTGTCCGCGGTCGAGGTGACGATCCTCGACGAGGCCGACCACATGGCCGACCTCGGCTTCCTGCCCGCGGTCAAGCGGCTGCTCGACAAGACCCCCAAGGTCGGCCAGCGGATGCTGTTCTCCGCGACGCTGGACAACGGCGTCGACGTGCTGGTGAAGCGCTACCTGCACACCCCCGTCACGCACTCCGTCGACCCTGCCGTCTCGCCGGTCTCGACGATGACCCACCACGTCTTCTCGGTGGCCTCCGCCGACAAGGCCGCGGTCGTGCACGAGCTCGCGTCCGGGCACGAGCGCAGCCTGCTCTTCCTGCGCACCAAGCACACCGCGAAGAAGCTCGCCAAGCAGCTCACCGCCGCCGGCATCCCCGCGGTCGAGCTGCACGGCAACCTCAGCCAGGGCGTGCGCGAGCGCAACCTCGAGGCCTTCACCAGCGGCGCGACCCGGGTCCTCGTCGCGACCGACATCGCGGCGCGAGGCATCCACGTCGACGACGTCGCGCTGGTCGTCCACGTCGACCCGCCGACCGAGCACAAGGCCTACCTGCACCGCTCCGGGCGCACCGCCCGCGCGGGCGCCGGCGGCACCGTCGTGACCATCGCGACGCAGGACCAGCTCGGTGACGTCCGCACCCTCACCAAGCAGGCCGGCATCAAGCCCGTCACCGCGATGGTGCGCCCCGGCGACGCCGCGATCACCGACCTCACGGGCCCGCCCGCTCCCCGTGTCGAGCCGGTCGAGCCGACTGAGCCGCCGCCCACGCGCGCTCCGCGCCAGCCCAAGGCCCGGGCCGCGTCCTCGGGCAAGGCGACCCCGAAGGCACCGGGTCGGGGTGCACCCGCCCGGACCCGGGCCGAGCTCGCCGCGCGCGCCGGCCAGCCGCAGAAGCCGCGGTCGACCCGGGGGCGCTAG
- a CDS encoding O-acetyl-ADP-ribose deacetylase — MEITLVRGDITLQDVEAVVTAANTPLVGGGGVDGAVHRAAGPRLLEACRPLAPVPAGSAVVTPAFDLAPVRWVIHAVGPVYSGPADASVLASAYTSSLARADEVGARTVAFPSISTGVYGYPADEASRISVAALRAATTDVDRVLLVAFSRGMEALWGDALREP, encoded by the coding sequence GTGGAGATCACGCTGGTGCGCGGGGACATCACGCTGCAGGACGTCGAGGCGGTCGTGACGGCGGCCAACACGCCGCTGGTCGGTGGCGGGGGCGTCGACGGCGCGGTGCACCGCGCGGCGGGGCCGCGGCTGCTGGAGGCGTGCCGGCCGCTGGCGCCGGTGCCCGCGGGGTCCGCCGTGGTGACGCCCGCCTTCGACCTCGCGCCGGTGCGGTGGGTCATCCACGCGGTCGGCCCGGTCTACAGCGGGCCCGCCGACGCGAGCGTGCTCGCCTCGGCGTACACCTCGTCGTTGGCTCGGGCCGACGAGGTCGGTGCGCGGACGGTGGCGTTCCCGTCGATCTCCACGGGGGTCTACGGCTATCCCGCGGACGAGGCGTCGCGGATCTCGGTGGCGGCGCTGCGGGCGGCGACCACCGACGTCGACCGGGTGCTGCTGGTGGCCTTTAGCCGGGGCATGGAAGCGCTGTGGGGAGACGCTCTGCGCGAGCCCTGA
- a CDS encoding PadR family transcriptional regulator, translating to MKPKPLPGASLYLVLALLEGEQHGYALMGRVAELSDGAWRMGPGTLYGTLNRLVGDGLIAQTRTDNDTDGRRRYYALTPAGRDVAATETRRLQSLVHAVARYLPAT from the coding sequence GTGAAGCCGAAGCCTTTGCCCGGTGCGTCGCTCTACCTCGTGCTCGCCCTGCTCGAAGGCGAGCAGCACGGCTACGCCCTGATGGGCCGGGTCGCGGAGCTCTCCGACGGGGCGTGGCGGATGGGGCCGGGCACGCTCTACGGCACCCTCAACCGGCTGGTCGGCGACGGGCTGATCGCCCAGACCCGGACAGACAACGACACCGACGGGCGGCGCCGCTACTACGCCCTGACCCCCGCCGGCCGCGACGTCGCCGCCACCGAGACCCGGCGACTGCAGTCGCTCGTGCACGCCGTCGCCCGCTACCTGCCGGCGACATGA
- a CDS encoding type II toxin-antitoxin system prevent-host-death family antitoxin: MAIQVNLYDAQTRLSELVERAAQGEEIVIATSGRPRARLIALPVRTAPRTPGAWKGTVRIGADFDAPLDDLCEQR; the protein is encoded by the coding sequence GTGGCCATCCAGGTGAACCTCTACGACGCGCAGACCCGCCTGTCCGAGCTCGTCGAGCGCGCGGCGCAGGGTGAGGAAATCGTTATCGCCACGTCGGGTCGCCCCCGGGCCCGCCTCATCGCCCTGCCGGTCCGCACCGCCCCGCGCACACCGGGGGCGTGGAAGGGCACGGTGCGCATCGGCGCCGACTTCGACGCGCCTCTCGACGACCTGTGCGAGCAGAGGTGA
- a CDS encoding ERCC4 domain-containing protein: MPDDFVIARNPDPDSALPYLLRLPLPRPVVLKARETWPRTSKVYCHRAEEWPADAEIVERVPVRSCTARGPAVDLVLDRGRENRSQLVFTRLKDGREAIFWQSARTAKQARPGVRTPTARASGLVDLELVVDGRERYAYRFSHQQATPVKGSLPCGDYGVRREGRWVGVVERKSLDDLARSLVDGRLAGQMAELATHPHAAVVVEDRWSRVFALEHVKPSFVADLLVRVQVRWPQVPVFFAETRPLAEEWTYRFLAAAYDESLADERVAVRLGGLAEAPPLAPAAPSTAAVRQWARAQGLPVAEKGRLRPEVLAAYHSAH, encoded by the coding sequence GTGCCGGACGACTTCGTCATCGCCCGCAACCCTGATCCCGACTCGGCGCTGCCCTACCTGCTGCGGCTGCCGCTGCCGCGACCGGTGGTGCTGAAGGCGCGTGAGACCTGGCCGCGCACCAGCAAGGTCTACTGCCACCGCGCCGAGGAGTGGCCGGCCGACGCGGAGATCGTCGAGCGGGTGCCGGTGCGATCGTGCACGGCCCGCGGCCCGGCGGTCGACCTCGTCCTCGACCGCGGCCGGGAGAACCGCAGCCAGCTGGTCTTCACCCGGCTCAAGGACGGCCGCGAGGCGATCTTCTGGCAGAGCGCCCGCACCGCCAAGCAGGCCCGTCCGGGGGTGCGGACCCCGACCGCGCGGGCCAGCGGGCTGGTCGACCTCGAGCTCGTCGTCGACGGCCGCGAGCGCTACGCCTACCGCTTCAGCCACCAGCAGGCGACGCCGGTCAAGGGCTCGCTGCCCTGCGGCGACTACGGCGTACGACGGGAAGGCCGGTGGGTGGGCGTGGTCGAGCGCAAGTCGCTCGACGACCTGGCGCGCTCACTCGTCGACGGGCGGCTGGCCGGTCAGATGGCGGAGCTCGCAACGCACCCGCATGCCGCTGTCGTCGTTGAGGACCGCTGGTCGCGGGTCTTCGCGCTGGAGCACGTCAAGCCGAGCTTCGTCGCCGACCTGCTCGTGCGGGTGCAGGTGCGCTGGCCGCAGGTGCCGGTCTTCTTCGCCGAGACGCGGCCGCTCGCGGAGGAGTGGACCTACCGCTTCCTCGCCGCGGCCTACGACGAGTCGCTCGCCGACGAGCGGGTCGCCGTGCGGCTCGGCGGGCTGGCCGAGGCGCCCCCGCTCGCGCCGGCCGCGCCGTCGACCGCGGCGGTGCGGCAGTGGGCCCGAGCCCAGGGGCTACCCGTCGCCGAGAAGGGGCGGCTGCGACCCGAGGTCCTGGCGGCGTACCACTCGGCGCACTGA